Within the Mobula hypostoma chromosome 17, sMobHyp1.1, whole genome shotgun sequence genome, the region CCTTCGCCCCCTCCCCATATGCTCAGCAGCCGTTAGGCATTCGCCCCCACCCCCGATCTTTAGTTAGCCAGCTATCCTTAGCCCCCCGCCTCCCCAGCCCTTGCATCCTCAGCCGTCCTGGGCCTCACCGCGAGGACTGAAGCCGCCCCGCGAGCCCCGGCGCAGGCCACCGACGGTACTGACCCAGGTAAAGCACGGTTGGGATGAAGCCCCAGCGGATAGCGAACTGGGTGACACGGAACACCTGCTGCAGCCGCTGTTTGCTCTCTTTACTCAGTTTGACCATCTTCGCACCGCGAGTAGCCCACGCCAGCACACGCACCAGGACCTGAAGAAGGGATCCTCCGCATTGAGCGCCGCCTA harbors:
- the tomm7 gene encoding mitochondrial import receptor subunit TOM7 homolog codes for the protein MVKLSKESKQRLQQVFRVTQFAIRWGFIPTVLYLGFRRGGDPGMPEPSLLSLLWG